Part of the Pseudomonas lijiangensis genome is shown below.
AGACGCCGTTCCGTGAGGATCAGGGTCGTCTGGACGTAGAGAATTTCTACTACGCGCAGGAGGATGAAGTGTTCGCTGCCGCCGAAAAGGACGGTTTCACCTGGAGCGTGCATCGGCCGCACACGGTCACAGGCGTCGCCGTAGGCAACGCCATGAACATGGCGACGACCCTCGCCGTCTACGCCACCATCAGCAAACATACGGGACGCCCGTTCGTGTTCCCCGGCTCACGGGTGCAGTGGGACAGTCTCACTGACATGACCGACGCCCGGCAACTTGCCCGGCAGCAGCTCTGGGCCGCCACGACACCGGCGGCTGCCAATCAGGCGTTCAATATCACCAACGGCGATGTCTTTCGCTGGAAATGGATGTGGGGCCAGATCGCCAACTACTTCGGTCTGCAGCCGGCCGACTTTCCATCAGCGCCCTCTCCACTCGAAACGCAGATGGCCAACGACCAGAGCGCCTGGAGTCAGATCGTTGCAGAACATGGTCTGCGCGAAGCCGACATCAGCCGCCTGATATCCCCATGGCACACCGATGCAGACCTCGGACGTCCCATTGAAGTGGTCACCGACATGTCGAAAAGCCGGACATTGGGGTTCAGCGCCTACAAGGCCAGTGACCAGGCTTTTTTCGATGTCTTCGACAAGTTGCGCGCTGAGCGCTTGATACCCTGACTGATCAGTTAAGGCGTACATATCACTAAGTGGGAGGGGCCTTGGCCGCGACTTTCATGCTGTCGCGGCCAAGGCCCTTCCCACTAAGGTGTAACTGCCATCCCTGCCTACATCAACTCTCAACCACCGGAAAACTCAAAACGGTCGTAACCCCGGTCGGCTCCCCCGCGCTCACAGCAAGCTCGCCACCCAACTGCGCAGCCAAAGCCTTGGTGAGTTTGCGACCCAACCCTTTGCGTTGCAGAGTGCAGTCATTGGTTTCGTCAGGCAGGCCGATGCCGTTATCCGAAACCGTCAGCACAAACTGTTGGTCGGTGCGGCAAAAGTCCACGGTGATCTTGCCTGCGCGCTCATCGGGAAATGCATGCTTCAAGGCATTGGTAATGAGTTCATTGGTGATGAGCCCGACAGACCCGGCACGGTCCAGAGGCAGTCTGAGGGGCTGCGCCTCAACGGACATTTCAATGGGCCGGGTTTCGGCCATGCTGTAATTCAACCCGGCGACCAGATCCTGGAGGTATTCATTCATGTCTACGGACATTTCACCATCGTGGTGAGCCAGGCGATCATGCATGGAAGCGACGACGTTTATCTGACCGGCCGCCTGCCTGAGGGCCGAGGCGACGTCGGGGGCCGAGTGGACGGCTTGCAGATGCAGAGTGGCGATGGTGCGCTGCATATCGTTTTTGACCCGATGCCCGAACTCGACGAGCAGCAATTGCCGTTCCCGCTCGCCTTTCTCGGCCAGGGCACGCGCCCTCTCTGCATCTTCGTGGGCGATGGCCGTCTGGCGTTGTAATTGCTCACTCTTGAGGTAGGCATTGCGCAATGCCGATCCCATTACCGTAATGACCACGCTGGTCACGATGAATAGCGTGAGGCTGAATGCGGCATTGGGTGCCGCAATACCCGGATTGCCAATCGGAGGCAGGAAGAAACAAGCAGCGATAGCTGAACTCAGGGCTGTGGCAAACAGACCGAAACGCCGTCCGAAAAACATCGCCGAGAACAGGATAGCCGGCAAGAAAAACAATATGGGCAAGGGTGGAACAGCGGTGAATACTTTGGCTCTCAATAAATACGCGCCCCATACAATCAGCAGCGTCACGGCCCATTTAAGGGGCTGGGGCAAATCCAGACGAATCAATGCGTGTACATCAAACCGGGTAACAGACATTACGTGTTCCTGAATAACCTACTGACAAAACTCCCTTTCGTGACCGCTCAAAAACAAAGACTGAGCACCGCGCCATGAAGCAAGGATCACCCTGTTTCAACCCGATTACGTCCCTGACTCTTCGCCCGATATAACAAGCGGTCCGCCTCGCTCAGACTTGCAGCATAGCTTTCACCCTCGGCCAACCGTGCAGCAACCACGCCAGCGCTGATGCTGACAGCATTCAAAGGGCTGGCCGAATGTTGAATGCCCTCGGCAAATATGGCTGATCGTATGTTTTCGGCCACATTCAATGCACCCGCCAAGTCTGTATCCGGCAGCAGGACAATAAACTCCTCACCGCCATAACGTGCGAGAAGATCGGCAGGACGACGTATGTTGGCTTGTATAAGGCGCGCAACCTGTTTCAGGCATTGGTCGCCTGCGACATGACCGTAGGTGTCGTTGTATTGCTTGAACCAGTCGATATCGAGAAGGATCAGCCCGATACTTTGTCCGCTGCGCCGGGCCTGGGCTTCTTCTTTCTGCAACGCTGCATCAAAACATCGTCTGTTGGCCACATTGGTGAGACTGTCTGTCTGTGCCAACACTTCAAGCTCGCTGCGGGCGATAGTGAGTTGTTTTTCAGCGGCCAGCAGTTTCCGAACCTGGCTGTAAAGTACAAGCCCCATCAGGGTCAGCGCTGAAATGATAAGACCGACAATCGCGAACGAGCGATAGGCATATATCCACCAGTTGGCGAATACATAATCGTATGAGAAACCGGCAGCCGCCACCATGGGCAGACCTTGCAGGCGGCGATAGGCATATATCCGCTCTATGTTATCCACCACGGAAGTCATGATGGCGGTACCGTTGTTGCTGGTGCTCAAGTATTTACTGAAGATTTCATCCTTGGAAATATTGGTCACCGTCAGGGTGCCAACTGCCGGACGACGAGCCAGCAGATCACCATTTTCAAGGGCGAGAAAAATGACGCCTGTATCGTCAACCTCCATACGCTCGAAAAAACGCTGGAAATAAGCGGCTGAAATCATGGCCACTGCAATGCCGGCAAAACGACCATCCGGGTACTCGATGCGGCGACTGACCGGAATCACCATTTCTCCGGTGGTGCGGCTTGTGATGATCGAACCGATATGAACCGAGTCGTCGCTGTGTTCACGGTGATAAATGAAATAGTCGCGATCGCTGTGATTTTTCTTGATGACGCTTGGCGAGAAGGAGTTGGCAACCCAGTTCCCCTCTTCGTCGTAGATGAAGAACCCCTGGATGCTCTTCATGACAGCTGTATCTTCGGCCATGAGCTTGTGCAGGCGCAGTTGCTGAGCCCGGTTCATGCCCTCGCTTTCTACCCTTTCAACGATATCGCGCAGCTTGTAGTCAGCCTGACGCAGGGTGTCCTGAGCCTGTTGCTCGGCCGCACTGACGATATTGGAAACCCCCATTTCGGCAGTGGCCAGGCGTTCATCGGCCGATTGCTTCATTTGCCATGCAGTGGCCAGTATCAGGGAAGTGCAGACCAAAACGATGAAACCTATGAGTGCTGCCGACAGGCCTCCAGGTGTAAGTCGTGCCGATACGAAAGGTATGGGCTTCATGGTTTCTCGTCATGTTTTTGGCACATCCGTGCTTTCTTGCACATTTCGTACCTAAGGTGATGACGAAAATCGTAGGACACGACCCTGTCGCTGGCAAGCCGCCGACCTCAGCCACTACACCTTTACCCAGCGCTCTACTTTGATTTCCGGTAAATCCTGACGGCGCATGTAAACCCGCAGCGGCTCGGTGATGTTCAGGCGGCTGTCGATGTTCTGGTCGAGGAGCAATTGCAGGCGTTCGCGGCTCAGGCTCATCCGGGCGCCGGTGTCTGCGTTCCAGACGAATTCGCTGGCAGGCGTGATGCTGTCTTCAGCGACATCCATGCCGAAAGAATCTTCGCTGAAGCGCACGATGAAATGCCGGTTTTTGTGGTGATAGCCCACAAAGCCTTCAAGTTGCTCGGCGGCGGCGCAGATGTCGCTGGAGGTGGTGCTCATGGAAATGTCCTCAAAATGCCTGACGGAAGATGCCTTCAATCTGTTCCTGAGTGGCCGGGCGCGGGTTGGTCAGGCCGCAGGCGTCTTTCAGGGCATTGGCGGCGAGCGTCGGGATGTCCTCCTCTTTCACGCCCAGAGTCAGGAGGCCTGAAGGGATTTCAACCGAAGTGGACAGCTTGCGGATCGCCGCAACTGCCGCACGCGCGCCATCCTGTGGGGACAAACCGCGAATGTCGGCGCCCATGGCGTGGGCCACGTCAGTCAGGCGAGGGGCGCTGACCGTTGCGTTGAAGCTTTGTACATGGGGCAGCAATACTGCGTTGCAGACACCATGGGGCAAATCATAGAAACCGCCCAACTGGTGCGCCATCGCATGCACGTAACCCAGCGAAGCGTTGTTGAACGCCATGCCTGCCAGGAACTGCGCATAAGCCATGTTTTCCCGGGCGACGATATCCGTACCGTCAACGACCGCCTGGTACAGATTGCCCGCGATCAGGTTCATGGCCCTGATGGCGCAGGCGTCGGTGATCGGGTTTGCAGCGGTGGAAACGTAGGCTTCGATGGCGTGGGTCAGTGCGTCCATGCCCGTGGCGGCGGTCAGTGACTTGGGCATGCCGACCATCATTTTCGGGTCGTTCACCGACAGGATCGGCGTAACGTTGCGGTCGATGATCGCCATTTTCACGTGGCGCACTTCATCGGTAATGATGCAGAAACGAGTCATCTCGCTGGCGGTACCGGCAGTGGTGTTGATCGCAATCAGCGGCAGTTGCGGCTTTTGCGAACGATCCACGCCCTCATAGTCGCTGATATGCCCGCCATTGCTGGCGCACAGGGCAATGCCCTTTGCGCAGTCATGGGGCGAGCCGCCGCCCAGAGAGATCACGAAATCGCATTGACGCTCCTGCAACAGCGCCAGGCCTTTTTCGACGTTGCCGATGGTCGGGTTGGGCTTTGCGCCGTCGTACACCACAGCATCGATGCCCTGCTCCACCAGCAAACCCGCAACCTGAGCCGCGACACCGGCCTTTGCCAGCCCGGCGTCAGTGACGATCAGGGCCTTGAGGAATCCGTATTTGCGGATGGCTTGCATGGCTTCCTCAATACAACCGGAGCCAATGATGTTCACGGCGGGAATGAAAAAGGTGCTGCTCATGGCTGATCCTCGTCTCTGGCTGGCTCAGGTGACAGGGTCCTGAGCCTTGGGTTTGCCAGTAGCTTCGGCCTTCCGGCAGACGGCAGCGTTGATCCAGCTCAATGAAGCGTAACTGCTGGTTACCGGTGGTCGCAACTGTACGGTTGAATCAGTGCATAGCTGTAGACGTACGATCAGTCCGACATGTGGCTAGATGCCCATTCTGTATACAAAAAACATCAGAAATGGATTGGGATCATGTCTTCTCGTGAAAACACCGGTATGGCTCTGGGCCTGCTGGGCGTCATCATTTTCAGCCTGACGCTGCCGATGACCCGCATCGTGGTGCAGGAACTTCACCCACTGCTCAATGGCATCGGCCGTGCGCTGCTGGCGGCGATTCCGGCGGCGGCCCTGTTGTACTGGCGTCGTGAAAAATGGCCGACCCGCCAGCAGCTCAAAGGCCTGGCCCTGGTCATCCTGGGCGTCATCATCGGTTTCCCGGTGCTGTCGGCCTGGGCCATGCAGACCTTGCCGGCCTCCCACGGCGCGCTGGTCAACGGTATACAACCGCTGTTTGTCGCGATCTATGCGGCCTGGCTTTCCCATGAGCGTCCATCCAAGGCGTTCTGGGGCTGCGCGGCATTGGGCAGCGCCCTGGTGCTCGCTTATTCCCTGATAAGTGGCGCGGGAGGTATTCAGGCAGGTGATCTGTGGATGCTGGCGGCCATCGCCGTGGGCGGGCTGGGTTATGCCGAAGGTGGCCGACTGGCCAGGGAAATGGGCGGCTGGCAGGTGATCTGCTGGGCGCTGGTGCTGTCGAGCCCCTTACTGATCGGCCCCTTTATCTATTTCGCTGCGCAACATCAGGGGCCGGTGTCCAGCGGGACCTTGTGGGCCTTTGCCTATGTGGCGTTTTTCTCGCAGTTTCTGGGCTTCTTCGCCTGGTATTCGGGGCTGGCGATGGGCGGGATTTCGCGGGTCAGTCAGGTTCAACTGCTGCAGATTTTCTTCACCATCGCCTTGTCGGCGATGTTCTTTGGCGAGCATGTCGAACCCATTACCTGGGTCTTCGCCGCTGCCGTCATTGCCACGGTGATGCTGGGGCGCAAGACCTCGGTCATTGCGCCACCGAAACCGGCCACCTCACTCAGCTGAGAAAGCCGTCTGCCTGGAGCAAGGTTTCCAGGCAGTGCTCGGTAATGCCGTAGAACGTCTTGAGTTCCTGGATGCGCGCCAGCAACTGCGCCGGGTCAACCGGCTCGGCGCGCTTGACCGCCAGGATCATCTTGTTCTTGTTGGTGTGTTCCAGCGAGATGAACTCGAACACCTTGGTTTCGTAACCACAGGCTTCAAGCAACAATGCCCGCAAGCTGTCGGTGACCATTTCGGCCTGCTGGCCCATGTGCAGACCATATTGCAGCATCGGGCGCAGCAAGGTCGGGCTCTGGATCTGCAGGCGGATCTGTTTGTGACAGCACGGCGAACACATGATGATCGACGCGCCGGAGCGAATGCCCATATGGATGGCGTAGTCGGTAGCGATATCGCAGGCGTGCAAGGCAATCATCACATCCAGGGCGCTGGGCGCCACGCTGCGAACGTCACCATGCTTGAACACCAGGCCTGAATGCTCAAGGCGCTCGGCGGCGGCATTGCACAGGTTGACCATGTCTTCGCGCAGTTCAACGCCGGTTACCTGTCCTTCGGCCTGCAAGGTGTTGCACAGGTAGTCGTGTATCGCGAACGTCAGGTAACCCTTGCCGGAACCGAAGTCCGCCACCTTGACCGGCTGATCGAGCTTGAGCGGCGATGAGGTCAAGGCATGGGAAAACACTTCGATGAACTTGTTGATCTGCTTCCACTTGCGCGACATGGACGGGATCAGCTCATGCTGCTTGTTGGTCACGCCAAGATCGGTGAGAAAAGGCCGGGTCAGCTCAAGGTAGCGTTTCTTTTCCCGGTCATGACCGGCTGATGGGGCTTCACGCTCCTGCTGGGCCTTGCTCTTGAACAGCGTGCTCTTGCCCTTCTTGCCGAACTCCAGCTGTACCTCATCGGTCAGCGACAGCAAATGGGCATTCTTGAACGACTCGGGCAGCAGGCCGGCAATGACGTCCACGGCCTCGCGCAACGGGAAGTTCTTGGTGATGTCGCGGGTTTTATAGCGATACACGAACGACAGGCAAGGCTGATCCTTGACCGTCAGCGGTTTGATGATGACTCGCTGCAACTCGGCTTCGGAGCCCACGTATCTGGCCAGAACCAGCTTGATGAGGGAGTTCTGGGAAAGGCTGGTATCCAGCAAACCCAGAAACTGCGCGCGATGATCCGGCGCGGGTTTGGAGGAAGTGACAGTGGCTGACATCGAAAACGCCTCGGGCGGCTGGAGCTGAACAGGAAGCGGGCTATTTTAGGCGGGTTGAGCGTTCAGGGCTAAGAAATATGTATGACTCATGCCGATCAACACTTGTGGGAGGCAGCTTGCTGGCGAAAAGGCCTGAAAACCGACAGAGATTCTGGGCCTATACGCTGAAGTCGCCAGCAAGCTGTCTCCCACACATGGATTTATCCGAGGACCACCAGCCGGTTGGTCAGCTCGCTGCGTTCACGGGTCACCGGTACATGATCGGCCAGCAATTCGCCGCAGGCATGAATACAGCCCAGAAAGCCCTGCAATGCCTGCCCGTCCCTGATCTGCTGGGTAAAGACATCGACCATCGCTTTCCAGGTGTCGCTGTGCAGGCGAGTGGCAATGCCGTGATCCACCAGAATTTCAACGTAGCGCTCGGCCTCGCAGACGAACACCAGAATCCCGGTGCCTCCCGTCGTCTTGTGCAGGTTCTGCTCGAGAAACAGCCGACGTGCCAGATTCCCCGCCCGCCAGCGCCGGACCGAAGTGGGAACCAGATGGCTGGTCACCGCCGGAATGCGGCACAGCAGGGCCACGAGAATGAAAGTGCTCATCTGCGCCAGCAACAGTTCGTTGGCACTCAGCATGTCGGTGAAGAAATTGATGATGCCCGGCAGCAGCAAACCGATCAGCCCGGCCCATACCAGCGGCATGTAGGCGTAGTCGTCGGCCCTGGCCGCCAGGACCGTGACCAGCTCGGCATCGGTGCGCAGTTCAAGGCGGTCGATCGCTTCTGCAACCTGCTGTTGTTCGTCTGTATTGAGTAAAGCCATTTCCAGAGTCCTGTTACCAGTTGCCCGAGGCGCCGCCGCCAAATCTGCGATTGCCGTTTGCCGAACCTTCACGCGAGCTTGCGCAGACAAGCACGGCCCGTCTCAGGCAGGCAAACACGATGAGCAACACCACAACGATCAATCCACCGGCAATCTGCCAGGCCACATCGTTGCCGGTCTGCACATCATAGGCACTGAACTCGGTGGATGGCTCGGGCTCTTCGGGAACATGCCCGCCCAGCGCCATGACCATGGCCCGGGCGCCGCGTTCGATGCCCGTGGCAAAACGGCTGCGGTTGAACTCCGGCGTGATCAGCATGTTGATGATGAGCGAAGCCTGGGCATCGGTAAGACGATCATCCAGAGCAGAACCCGCCTCGATCAGGACGCTGCGCTTGTCGCGCACGACGATCAGCAGGGCGCTGTCGTCCCGGCCATTGCTGCCCAAGCCCCAGGCGCTGCCCAGTCGTGAACCGTAATCCTCCAGGGTCGTGCCTTGCAGGTCGACCACGGTCACCAGCACGACCCGCTCCCCGGTCGCCTGCTCATGGGCCTGGAGCATTTTCGCCAGACGCACCGTGGCCTGACTGTCGAGCATCTGCGCCGAATCAACCACATTGCCGGTCATGGGCGGGAACACAAGAGCGACCTGCTCCGCCTGGGCCTTTAATACGACTCCCCATAACACCACTGCATAAAACACATGCTGTAACACAAACTTCAACACCTGACCTCCGGTGATTTTTGTTCTATTGGATGGCCACTCCTTAGCCAAAATAGAAGTTCCCCGGCATAATCCTTCGCCAACGCCCAGGCAAGTCGAATCTCACAAGATTCGATATGCTGCTGGCCACGAAACGAACAGCGTCTACCTGCGTCTATCTTTCGCGCTGTTCGCACAATAAATGCCAAAGGTCTAAAACCCAAAATATGGCTACCCGGTATTAAACGCGAGTTACTGGCAAAAGCCTTGAGAAATCATTCATGAATAAGCTGTGTTTATTAGGTCTGCTGGTCGGTCTGGCCAGTCAATCGGTAATGGCCGACACCACTTCCACTGCCGCTCCCTCCGCCCAAGCCACACTGCAAGCCAAGAATGCCTTCATCTCCAAGCTGATGAAACAGATGACCCTCGATGAGAAGATAGGTCAGCTACGTCTTATCAGCATCAGCAGCGAGATGCCTCAGCCAAAGATTCTCAAGGAAATTGCCGCTGGAAGAATCGGTGGAACGTTCAACTCCATTACACGCGCAGAAAACCGCCCATTGCAAGAGGCGGCTGTAGGTCAGAGCCGTCTGAAAATTCCGATGTTCTTCGCCTATGACGTGATTCATGGCCATCGCACGATTTTCCCGATCAGCCTGGGCATGGCGGCCAGCTGGGACATGGACGCCATCGCACTGACCGGCCGGATTTCCGCGAAGGAAGCCAGCGCCGACGGCCTGGACATGACCTTTGCACCGATGGTCGATATCTCCCGTGACCCACGCTGGGGTCGCAGTTCAGAAGGTTTTGGCGAAGATACCTATCTGGTGTCACGCATCTCCGAAGTGATGGTCAAGTCCTTCCAGGGCAAGAACGTCGCTGCCAATGACAGCATCATGGCCGCCGTCAAACACTTCGCCCTGTATGGCGCGGTCGAAGGCGGACGTGACTACAACACCGTGGACATGAGCATGACGCGCATGTACCAGGATTACCTGCCGCCTTACCGCGCAGCCACCGATGCCGGTGCCGGTGGCGTCATGGTCGCCCTCAACTCGATCAACGGAGTTCCCTCCACCTCCAACATGTGGCTGATGCAAGACCTGCTGCGCAAGGACTGGGGCTTCAAGGGCGTGACCATCAGCGACCACGGCGCCATCAAGGAATTGATCGAACACGGCGTGGCCAAGGACTATCGCGAAGCGGCCAAGCTGGCGATCAAGGCAGGCGTCGACCTGAGCATGAACGACGTTGCCTACGGCGAGCAGTTGCCGGGTCTGGTGAAGGATGGCGAGGTTTCCATGAAGGAAATCGACAACGCCGTACGCGAAGTGCTGGGCGCCAAGTACGACATGGGTCTGTTCGCCAAACCTTACGGTCGTATAGGCGTTGCTGCCGATGATCCGGCCGACACCTATTCCGATGATCGTCTGCACCGAGCAGAAGCCCGTGATGTGGCTCGCAAGACCCTGGTCCTGCTGAAAAACCAGAACGAAACCCTGCCGCTGAAGAAGCAAGGGACCATCGCCGTGATTGGCGGTCTCGCGAAAAGTCAGCTCGACATGCTGGGCAGCTGGTCCGCAGCCGGCCGGCCGAACCAGTCGGTCACCGTCTACGACGGTCTGGCCAATGCCGTCGGCGACAAGGCCAAGCTGGTTTATGCCCGTGGCGCGAACGTCAGCGACAACGAGCACATCCTCAGCTACCTGAACTTCATCGAACACGAAGTGGAAGTCGATCCGCGTCCTGCCCAGGAAATGATCGACGAGGCCGTGAAAGTGGCCGAGCAGTCCGACGTGATCGTAGCCGTTGTGGGTGAATCCCGTGGCATGTCCCACGAATCCGCAAGCCGCAGCAGCCTGAACATTCCGGGTAAGCAACGCGATCTGATCAAGGCCCTGAAAGCCACCGGCAAGCCTCTGGTGCTGGTATTGATGAATGGCCGTCCGCTGGTACTGGTCGACGAACTGGAACAGGCCGATGCCATGCTCGAAACCTGGTTCCCGGGCACCGAAGGCGGTAACGCCGTGGCTGACGTGCTGTTTGGCGACTACAACCCGTCGGGCAAACTGGCCATGTCCTTCCCGCGCTCGATTGGCCAGTTGCCGGTCTACTACGCGCACCTGAACACCGGTCGCCCCTACACGCCGGGCAAGCCGGGCAACTACACCTCGCACTATTTCGAGGAGCCAAACGGCCCGCTGTTCCCGTTCGGTTATGGCCTGAGCTACACAAGCTTCGACGTGTCCGACGTCAAGCTGTCGGACAACAAAATGGCCCGCAAAGGCAAGCTGACCGCCAGTGTCACCGTGAAGAACACCGGCAAGGTCGCTGGCACCACCATCGTGCAGTTGTACTTGCGTGATGTCGCGGCGTCGATCAGCCGTCCGGTGAAAGAGCTGAAAAACTTCGAAAAGGTCACGCTTGAGCCAGGCGAGGAAAAAGTCGTTAACTTTACCCTCAGCGAGGACGACCTGAAGTTCTACGACTCGAAGCTGAAATACGCTGCCGAGCCGGGTGAATTCAACGTCATGATCGGCCTCGACTCCGAGGCAGTGAAACAGGCGAGCTTCAACCTGCTGTAAATGCCGATAACGGCGTATTCGCGAGTGCAAGCGCTTGCGAATACGCTGGTTTTGAACCCCCAGGCAGCCCACGCGATATGATTTTCAAACATCGCAACTTGCGTATTTCCCTGTATACCCTCCTGATTCTGGCTGGCGCCGCCTTGTCTGCCGGCGTGGCCATGCTACACGCTCAGCGACATGCCCTGTCACAGGAAGCCATCCGTGCCAGCGGGCAAATGGTGCTGTACGCCAACACCCTGCATACCCTGATCGAACGCTATCGTGCCTTGCCCTCGGTGCTGGCGCTCGATGCTGAAATTCGCGCAGCCGTGAGCGGCCCGCTCACCGAAGGCGCCCGGCTTTCGCTCAACCTCAAGCTGGAAAAAATCAACGAGGCCGCCCACTCCTCCTCTCTGGAACTGCTTGATCGAAACGGGCTGGCCGTGGGTGCCAGTAACTGGCGACAACCCAACAGCTATGTCGGCCACAACTACGGGTTTCGTCCCTACTTCCAACAGGCGAAGACCCTGGGCATCGGACGTTTCTATGCCGTCGGTGTCACCACCGGTATTCCGGGCTATTTCCTGTCCAATGCCGTACGCGATAACGAAGGTAATTTCGGTGGCGCCATGGTGGTGAAGCTGGAGTTTCCCGACATTGAGCAAGAGTGGAGCCAGGGCGACGATCTGCTGCTGGTCAGCGACAACAAAGGCATTGTGTTTATCGCCAGCCGCAGCGAATGGCGCTATCGCGAGCTGGAACCCATTTCTCTCGAAAACCGTGCAGAGCTGCTGCGCACCCGGCAGTACGACAAGAAACCACTGTCACCGCTGCGCAGTCGCCTTCTCGATCAGGTCGGGCCGCAAAGCCATTTGAGCCGGGTCGACGGACCTGATGGCACGACTGATTACCTCTGGCAGTCCATGCCGCTTCCCGACGAAAACTGGACATTGCACCTGTTGCGCAAACCACAACTGGTCAATGACGACATCCGCAATGCCGCACTGGCGGGCGCCGGTATCTGGCTGACGCTGGTATTTCTGGGGCTGTTCCTCTATCAGCGCTGGCGCTTGTCGAAGCTGCGCGAACGCAGTCGCGACGAACTGGAACGTCAGGTTCAGGAACGCACCCGTGACTTGCGCACCGCCCAGGAAGGTCTGGTGCAATCAACCAAACTGGCGGCGCTGGGACAAATGTCTGCGGCACTGGCCCACGAGATCAACCAGCCACTGACGGCCCAGCGCATGCAACTGGCAACCTTGCGCCTGCTGCTCGATCAGGGCCGCATCGAGGATGCCTGCAAGTCTCTGGATCCGCTGGATCAGCAACTGACCCGCATGAGCGCACTCACGGGCCATCTGAAAACCTTCGCCCGCAAGAGCCCAAGCGGCCTGCGTGAGCGACTGGATCTGGCGACCGTGGTCGATCAGGCCTTGCTGTTGCTGGACCCTCGCATTCGCGAAGAGCGGGTCAGTTGTGTGTTGCACCTGTCCCGTCCGGCCTGGGTACGTGGTGACTCCATTCGCCTGGAACAGGTGCTGATCAACCTGCTGCGCAACGCCCTGGACGCCATGCGCGACAAACCTCTCAAGCGTCTGGAAGTACGCATCGATGCCCAGGCGCAGCACTGGCAACTGAGTGTCATCGACAGTGGCGGCGGTATTGCGCAGGAGCATCTGGGCAATATCTTCGATCCGTTCTTCACCACCAAACCGGTGGGCGATGGGCTTGGTCTCGGGCTGGCGGTGTCTTATGCGATCATTCACGAACTCGAGGGTCGCCTGACAGCAGAAAACCGGGATAACGGTGCGGTGTTCTGGTTCAGCCTGCCCAATGACCTCCTGGAGACTCAAACCCCATGCTGAACTCGGTCATCGTTGTCGACGACGAAGCGCCCATCCGACAGGCCATCGAACCCTGGCTGACGCTGTCGGGCTTTCAGGTGCAGGTCTACAGTCGCGCCGAAGAATGCCTGGAGCACTTGCCCGAACACTTTCCCGGCGTGATCCTCACCGACGTGCGCATGCCGGGCATGGGCGGCCTAGAGTTGCTGGCCCGCCTGCAAGCGCTGGACAAGGACCTGCCGGTGATCCTGCTCACCGGCCACGGCGACGTGCCCATGGCGGTCGAGGCCATGCGTGAAGGCGCTTACGACTTTCTGGAAAAACCCTTCAGCCCGCAGACCCTG
Proteins encoded:
- a CDS encoding sensor histidine kinase — its product is MSVTRFDVHALIRLDLPQPLKWAVTLLIVWGAYLLRAKVFTAVPPLPILFFLPAILFSAMFFGRRFGLFATALSSAIAACFFLPPIGNPGIAAPNAAFSLTLFIVTSVVITVMGSALRNAYLKSEQLQRQTAIAHEDAERARALAEKGERERQLLLVEFGHRVKNDMQRTIATLHLQAVHSAPDVASALRQAAGQINVVASMHDRLAHHDGEMSVDMNEYLQDLVAGLNYSMAETRPIEMSVEAQPLRLPLDRAGSVGLITNELITNALKHAFPDERAGKITVDFCRTDQQFVLTVSDNGIGLPDETNDCTLQRKGLGRKLTKALAAQLGGELAVSAGEPTGVTTVLSFPVVES
- the yiaY gene encoding L-threonine dehydrogenase, producing the protein MSSTFFIPAVNIIGSGCIEEAMQAIRKYGFLKALIVTDAGLAKAGVAAQVAGLLVEQGIDAVVYDGAKPNPTIGNVEKGLALLQERQCDFVISLGGGSPHDCAKGIALCASNGGHISDYEGVDRSQKPQLPLIAINTTAGTASEMTRFCIITDEVRHVKMAIIDRNVTPILSVNDPKMMVGMPKSLTAATGMDALTHAIEAYVSTAANPITDACAIRAMNLIAGNLYQAVVDGTDIVARENMAYAQFLAGMAFNNASLGYVHAMAHQLGGFYDLPHGVCNAVLLPHVQSFNATVSAPRLTDVAHAMGADIRGLSPQDGARAAVAAIRKLSTSVEIPSGLLTLGVKEEDIPTLAANALKDACGLTNPRPATQEQIEGIFRQAF
- a CDS encoding DUF2025 family protein: MSTTSSDICAAAEQLEGFVGYHHKNRHFIVRFSEDSFGMDVAEDSITPASEFVWNADTGARMSLSRERLQLLLDQNIDSRLNITEPLRVYMRRQDLPEIKVERWVKV
- a CDS encoding sensor domain-containing diguanylate cyclase, encoding MKPIPFVSARLTPGGLSAALIGFIVLVCTSLILATAWQMKQSADERLATAEMGVSNIVSAAEQQAQDTLRQADYKLRDIVERVESEGMNRAQQLRLHKLMAEDTAVMKSIQGFFIYDEEGNWVANSFSPSVIKKNHSDRDYFIYHREHSDDSVHIGSIITSRTTGEMVIPVSRRIEYPDGRFAGIAVAMISAAYFQRFFERMEVDDTGVIFLALENGDLLARRPAVGTLTVTNISKDEIFSKYLSTSNNGTAIMTSVVDNIERIYAYRRLQGLPMVAAAGFSYDYVFANWWIYAYRSFAIVGLIISALTLMGLVLYSQVRKLLAAEKQLTIARSELEVLAQTDSLTNVANRRCFDAALQKEEAQARRSGQSIGLILLDIDWFKQYNDTYGHVAGDQCLKQVARLIQANIRRPADLLARYGGEEFIVLLPDTDLAGALNVAENIRSAIFAEGIQHSASPLNAVSISAGVVAARLAEGESYAASLSEADRLLYRAKSQGRNRVETG
- a CDS encoding DMT family transporter, with the protein product MSSRENTGMALGLLGVIIFSLTLPMTRIVVQELHPLLNGIGRALLAAIPAAALLYWRREKWPTRQQLKGLALVILGVIIGFPVLSAWAMQTLPASHGALVNGIQPLFVAIYAAWLSHERPSKAFWGCAALGSALVLAYSLISGAGGIQAGDLWMLAAIAVGGLGYAEGGRLAREMGGWQVICWALVLSSPLLIGPFIYFAAQHQGPVSSGTLWAFAYVAFFSQFLGFFAWYSGLAMGGISRVSQVQLLQIFFTIALSAMFFGEHVEPITWVFAAAVIATVMLGRKTSVIAPPKPATSLS
- a CDS encoding SDR family oxidoreductase, translating into MTQTALVVGASGIVGSETTRLLIENGWQVAALSRNPSPAKGVIPIAADLQDPASLRSALADLKPTHVFITTWSRQATEAENIRVNAAMVRNVLDAVRPAASVKHVALVTGLKHYLGPFEAYGKGSLPQTPFREDQGRLDVENFYYAQEDEVFAAAEKDGFTWSVHRPHTVTGVAVGNAMNMATTLAVYATISKHTGRPFVFPGSRVQWDSLTDMTDARQLARQQLWAATTPAAANQAFNITNGDVFRWKWMWGQIANYFGLQPADFPSAPSPLETQMANDQSAWSQIVAEHGLREADISRLISPWHTDADLGRPIEVVTDMSKSRTLGFSAYKASDQAFFDVFDKLRAERLIP